The nucleotide sequence GCAATAGCAGGTTCCCTCTAAGGGGATCAGCGCTTACACAGGCCAAAGCCGCCCGAGTCCGCTAAGCTCAAGGGCGGTTTTAGTCTTTTTTGTTTGACAGAATTAGCACAACCAATCCCGCGAACGAGATCATTAAAGTTAACGCCTCATAGACTGTCATACGGCAACACCTCCCTCCTTGTAAATTAAACACTTGGAGGAGTGCGCCGACCACCCTTGAGAAACCTATTCTATTGCCTCCGTTATTATAGCATATTGCTGCAGCATTAAAATACAGTTTGGTTAAAACAGTCTTACATACCCACATATCAAGGTAAATAAAAGAATCTTCTTTTAAATAAAGGAGGGAAAACATGCTAGGGGATAAATGATTGGGCTTCCAGAAAAAGAACATGGAGGTGAAATCCACTGTAGAAGCCCTTTTTAGTATGTGCATGAGATTATTTAAAGGCAGAAATCTAAAAAAATTAAGAGAAAGATAGTAAACATTACATGGTTGCTCATTGCTGCGAGCAAGTAATAATAAGGGAAAAACGAACGCTCCATAATCGGTATGGAGCGTTCGTTTTTGTGAATGAAGTGGAAAGTGCCCCTTACATTAATCCGATAATATTTCCAGCAGAGTCAATGTCCATATTCAATGCAGCCGGCTGTTTAGGCAGTCCGGGCATTGTCATAATGTCACCAGTCAAACAGACGAGGAACCCGGCTCCTAATTTGGGGACAATCTCCCTTACTGTAATAGTGAATCCCTCTGGACGTCCCGTTAACCTTGGTTCATCAGTAAATGAATATTGTGTCTTTGCCATACATATCGGCAGTGTATCCCAGCCATTTTGCTCAATATCAACAAGCTGTTTCAGGGCTTTGTCAGTAAATTGTACATCTTTTCCACCATACACTTCTCTCACAATCGTTCGTATTTTGTCGGTGACTTTATCATTCATATCGTAGAGAGGTGTGAAGTGAGCTGGTTTGTCCAATTGTTTCAGAACAAGGCCTGCCAGCTCCAATCCGCCTTGTCCCCTTTTTCCCATACATCCGCTATCGCTGCAGCAATATTATTTGCTTGACACCAGTTAAGAATTTCGTTGATTTCCTCCTGTGTATCAGAAATAAAACGATTAACTGCAACAACCGGCTCGATCCCAAAGCGGCGAATGGTATCAATATGCTTCTCTAAATTTGGAATGCCTGCTCGTACGGCTTTCACATCTTCCTCCTTTAATTGCTGCTTCGGAACGCCGCCGTGCATTTTTAAAGCCCGCACGGTTGCCACAATCACAACCGCATCCGGTGAGAATTTTCCTTGCCGGCATTTAATATGCATAAATTTCTCTGCCCCTAAGTCTGCACCGAATCCCGCTTCGGTCACAACAATATTAGCCAGCTGCCGTGCAGTGTTAGTCGCTGTAAGAGAGTTGCAGCCGTGGGCAATATTCGCAAAAGGCCCGCCATGAATAAGAGCTGGTGTCCCCTCAATTGTTTGAACGAGGTTCGGTTTAAATGCTTCTTTAAGCAAGACAGTCAGCGCGCCCTCTACACCCAAATTCCGAACTGTCACAGGTTTCTTGTCATATGTATAACCGATAACGATGCGTGCCAGCCGCTCCTTCAGGTCTGCCAAATCAGTTGCCAAGCAAAAAATCGCCATGATCTCAGAAGCAACCGTAATATCAAAACCATCCTCCCGCGGCACTCCATGAGTGGGTCCGCCTAACCCGATTGTCACGTTGCGCAGCGCCCGATCGTTCAGATCAAGTACTCGTTTCCATGTAATTCTCCGCGGATCGATTTGCTGTGCGTTTCCCTGGTGAAGATGATTGTCGATCAGAGCACTAAGAGCATTGTTAGCTGCTGTAATCGCATGAAGATCGCCGTTAAAATGAAGGTTAATCTCCTCCATTGGCAGCACTTGCGAATACCCACCGCCAGTCGCTCCCCCTTTGATTCCCATGACCGGGCCAAGAGAAGGTTCACGGAGAGCGATCATCGTTTTCTCCCCTAAGCGAGACAAAGAATCTGCCAATCCCACTGTAACTGTTGACTTCCCTTCTCCTGCTGGTGTGGGACTAATCGCTGTCACTAAAACGACTTTTCCATTTTCCGTTCTTTTCGGCAATTTAGAAACATCTATTTTTGCTTTATATCTTCCATAGGGTTCAATTGCTTCATCTGGGATGCCTGCATTTTTGGCAATGTCCTCGATGGGATGCATTTTAGCTTTCATGGCAATTTCAAGATCTGTTGATGGAGTTTGAATATTTGTCATGCCTCTCCCTACTTTCTTTTTCTTTATTATAATCTGAAAATACAAAAAACAGTATCAGTTTAACTATACCATTGCCCCAGCCATTTTATGTATGTAGTGAACAAAAGAATCGAGCATAAGTATGGAATTAGTTTATTATTTCAAAATATTTTTCTTTTTATATAATTACCATAGATTTTTTTTACAATTAATTGAAAAACAACCTGCGCCCCCCTAATTTTCCACAAGGAGAATGAACATTTTGTGACATGGGCGAATAACAATTGTTTTTTTAGGTTAACGGTACTAATATAAAAGCAGATGAAGCAGTCAGGAAATATGTGTTGAACTTATTGAAATTTCTTGTGAATTTTTTCACATTTTGTTCACAATCTGTAATTCTGCGATGCTTTCAAATTTCTACAGGAAAGGGGTTACATTTATGAAATTCAAATGGGTCGTATTATCTGTACTTTTTACTATTGCTACTGTGCTTGCCGGTTGCGATAATCGATTACTGGTCTTAGACCCTAAAGGACCTCAAGCTGAAACACAAGCTAAAGACATTCTGTTATCGATTGGAATTATGTCGATCATTGTCATTGTTGTTTTCGCTCTATTAGCATTTATGTTAATCAAATATCGTGCTTCAAAACAACCTGAAAATTATGAGCCGCCTCACATTGAAGGGAATGCTATTGTTGAAGCCATTTGTGTAGGGATTCCGATTATAATCGTTGCGTTTCTCTCCTTCGTCTCTGTTCAAAGTAACTATAAAGTGGAGGCAAAGCCGGAAGGATACGGAAATAAAGAACCGTTAGTTGTTTATGCTTCCTCCTCTAACTGGAAGTGGCATTTCAGCTATCCGGAAGAAGGCATTGAGACAGTTAATTATCTGTATGTTCCTACAGACCGTCCGCTTGAATTTAAACTTTACTCTTACGGACCAATCACTAGCTTCTGGATTCCACAACTTGGAGGCCAAAAGTATGCAATGAGTGATATGATTACCACCTTGCACCTAGCGGCTGACGTGCCAGGAGAATATATGGGTCGAAATGCAAACTTCAGCGGTAAAGGCTTTGCTGAAAATACATTTGATGTCAAAGCCATGCCTCAAGATGAATTCGATGATTGGGTAAAAGAAGTAAAGGAAACAGCTAAGCCTCTTACAGAAGAAAAATTTAATGATTTACTAGAGCCGGGGCACCTTGGAAAATCTACTTTTACTGGCACTCACTTAGGTTTTTCACCGCCTCCTGAACATCACCATAGCTCCTCTGATGAATCTGAAAAATCGGATGAACATTCAGAGCATGAAAACATGGATGATATGGATATGTCTTCAGAGCATGAAGGCATGCACCACTAAGGTTAGTAATCATTTAATCAATCAACTAAGCCTTATACGATAAGCAATTTATTCCTGAAAGGAGTCACAAACGTATGGATTTCTTTAGTCGATTTGCCATACCGCATGCAAGTCCTGCGATTTATGCCTCAATGGTTGCCATTGTTCTTACAAGTGTTGCGATCGTTGCCGGCTTAACTTATTTTAAAAAATGGGGATATCTGTGGCGCGAATGGTTAACAACAGTAGATCATAAACGAATCGGTATTATGTATCTGCTTTCCGCTTTACTGATGTTATTCCGCGGCGGCGTAGATGCGATCATGATGCGTGCCCAGCTGGCTACTCCTGAAAGCAAGCTGCTGGATGCTCAGCATTATAATGAAATATTCACAACACACGGGGTCGTTATGATCCTCTTTATGGCGATGCCATTCATTATCGGTTTTATGAACTTTGTTGTACCATTACAAATTGGAGCGCGTGACGTAGCGTTTCCACGTTTGAATGCTGTAAGTTTCTGGTTATTCTTTATGGGTGCAATGTTATTTAACATCTCTTTCGTTGTCGGGGTTCTCCTGACGCTGGATGGACTTCATATTTCCCGCTGGCAGGCAACGAATTTAGTGAATCTGTCGGAACGAACTATTATATGATTGCGATCCAGATTGCTGGTATAGGGACATTGATGACAGGGATTAACTTTATGACGACAATCCTAAAAATGAGAGCTCCTGGCATGACTCTAATGAAAATGCCAATGTTCACATGGTCTTCTCTTATCACTAATGCGATTATTGTTTTTGCTTTCCCTGTATTAACCGTATTACTTGCAATGGGAACAATGGACCGTTTAATTGGAACACAGTTCTTTACAACAGAAAACGGCGGAATGGATATGCTCTGGGCGAACTTCTTCTGGGTATGGGGACATCCTGAAGTATACATCTTGATTCTGCCAGCTTTCGGTATTTATAGTCAGGTTATTTCAACCTTTGCTCGCCGTAATCTATACGGCTACAAATCAATGGTTTGGTCAATGGTTATTATCTCCCTTCTTTCGTTCTTAGTTTGGGCTCACCATTTCTTTACTATGGGTCAGGGAGCACTAACCAACAGTATTTTCTCGATCACAACGATGGCGATTGCCGTTCCAACCGGTGTGAAAATCTTTAACTGGTTGCTCACCCTCTGGAAAGGGAAAATCGTTGTTACGACTCCAATGCTTTATTCGATGCTTTTCATTCCGCTTTTCACAATCGGTGGGGTGACTGGTGTAATGCTTGGAATGTCAGCCGCAGACTATCAGTACCATAATACAATGTTCTTAGTGGCTCACTTCCATATGGTTATCATTCCTGGTGTTGTGTTTGCGATGCTTGCGGGCCTCACTTTCTATTGGCCAAAAATGTTTGGCTTCATGCTGAATGAACGAATCGGAAAATTAACAGCATGGATTATTGCTATCAGTACTCTTGTTGCGTTTATGCCAATGTTCTTCACTGGCTTAGACGGACAAGCGCGCCGTATGTACACATATTCAGAATCAACTGGATTTGGACCATTAAACATGATTTCCTTTGTTGGAGCGCTAGGACTTGCCATAGGCTTTGTCTTACTCGTTTATAACGTCTACTACAGCACACGTTATGCTTCAAGAGATATCAGTTCGGATCCTTGGGATGCACGTACACTTGAATGGGCAACTCATACTCCGGTTCCTGAATATAACTTTGCGGTTGTGCCACAAGTGAATTCAGAGGAACCTTTATGGGATGCTAAGAAAAACGGCCACGAGTTATTTAAAGGTGAATACAAAGAAATTCATATGCCAAATAACAGCGGCGTACCGTTTATCATGAGTGCGATCTTCTTTGTATGGGGCTTCTCATTTGTATTCTCTCTATGGATTCCATTAATCCTAGCAACAATCGGCATTTTTGCTTGCATGACTCACCGTTCATTTGAAAAAGATCACGGACGTCACATTTCGGTTAAAGAAGTGAAAGAAACTGAAGAAAAATTGCGAGGTGCTTAATCAATGAAAATAGATCACTCGCTTCCTCTGGAATATAGTACAGAAGAAAATCGGTTGAAAATTTTAGGCTTTTGGATTTTCCTAGGTGCCGAAATCATGCTTTTTGCAACGCTTTTCGCTGGTTATTTTACATTAGCGAATCGCACAGGCAACGGTCCTACTGGAGCTGAGATTTTTGAAATCACTCCAGTATTGATTGAAACCTTCTTGCTTTTGACAAGTAGCTTTACCATTGGCCTTGGCATTCATGCGATGCGTCTTGGCAAGAAAAAAGCGATGTTAACATTTTTTGCTGTAACATTAATTTTAGGTCTAGGATTCCTAGGAGTCGAAATTTACGATTTTGTCGTATATGTACATGAAGGGGCAGCCTTACAAACTAGTGCATTTACCTCCATGTTATTAACAACACTGGGAACACACGGAGCGCACGTTACACTTGGGTTCTTCTGGGGATTATTTATCATCCTGCAAGTTAGAAAGCGCGGGTTAACGCCGGAAACAGCTAATAAATCTTTCATTTTCTCTCTTTACTGGCATTTTCTAGATGTAGTTTGGATTTTCATCTTCAGCTTCATCTACATGAAAGGAATGATGTAATATGAAAGAATTATTCCCGGCAAAACAAGTAATGGGCTTTGTGTTTTCACTGATCTTGACGGCAGTGGCTCTCTTGGTTTACTTCATGGATATGTCATTTGCTAGCGGAATGACGGTTCTTCTTATCACAGCATTTGTTCAAGCAGGCCTTCAGCTCGTTGTATTCATGCATGCTGGCGAAACTGAGGATAGAGCCTCCATTTATACAAACATCTATTACGGATTAATCATCGCTCTTGTTACTTTATTTGGAACATTGCTAGCTATGGTTTGGGATATGTAATTGCCCTATTAAAAGAGGCTGTCCCAGAGGTCGATGCGTCGGCTTCTGCAAGCAGCCTCTTTTACGTTAGACAGACACAAAAGACTCCCTCCCTTCTGTTACAGGGAAAAAGCGAAGAGAAAATTTTCTCTTCGCTTTTTTGTGCAAGAGAGACGAATGGTTTGTACAGCCTGTACTTAATCTTCGACAAACACCTCATTTACATGATGTGATTATAGAAAATCCCGTTTCTGGGTTCGTACGATCTGTGTCCAAAGCCATCACCCCATTGGAGTTTTCGTTCCTTGCCTTATTATCATGTCCGTTATTTTCAAAGGTATTCGCTGTAGAAAAAAATTCCTTCCGTATGAGTTTGCTCATTTATTCATCTTATATAAATAAGCCATTGAGACAAAATAAGAACAGCACAGCGCATCCTGTGCCAATAAATACTTCGGAGGGATGGATCATGGGAAAAAGAAACAAATCTAAGCGTTTTGTACAGCAAGGTAAAGATTCTGTTACCCAGCATGCTGAGCGTTTCCCGTATCGTACGACATACTCTGAAGCCGAAGAAAAACGATTTTCTACTGAAAATACGGCAGATAATCCTGATGTGACGCTTGGAGGAGTATAATGGGCAGAAATCCTTCGAAAACAAAGGAGAACCAATCTGGACAGCCTAAGCCGCTCAGCGGATCACACAAAGTGAAAAACAGAAATCACTCTAGACAGAATAAAAACAGTGGGCATGGAATGTAATGATGGCTGTAATTAAGCTGCCGTAACAAATGCAAAGCCTCCATACACACTATGGACTCGATATGTCAAAGTCCCAGTGCTGTATGGAGGCTCTTTTATAACGATAGGGCTTCATTATTTAAACCAGCCTTTTTCTTTCGAGTGGGAAATGGCTTCAATCCGATTTTTCACGTGAAGCTTATCGAATATTGTGGAAATATAATTTCTCACTGTGCCATTTTTGATAAGAAGCTCATCTGCAATTTCTTTTGTGTTTTTCCCTTCTGCCACAAGCGCTAGCACTTCTTTTTCACGCTCAGTTAAAGGGTTTTCTTCACTATAGAAATCATCCATTAACTCCGGTGCATAAATACGCATTCCTGCCATGATGCTGCGGATGGAGCTGGCCAGTTCTTCACTCGGGCTGTCTTTTAATAAATAGCCGCTGACCTTGGCTTTTAAAGCCCTTTGAAAGTAGCCGGTACGGGCGAATGTCGTTAAGATAATGACTTTGCATCCGAATCCTTGCAATTCCTCAGCTGCTTCCAGCCCGCTTTTTCCTGGCATTTCAATATCCATAATACATATGTCCGGCTTCATTTGTTGAACAAGAGCAATCGCCTCTTCGCCATTTGATGCTTTACCGACTACTTCTATGTCCTCTTCAAGGCTAAGAAGGGAGCCTAACGCTCCAAGCAGCATCCGTTGGTCCTCTGCGATGACGATTCGAATCATGTTCATCTCTCCTTCTCTCTTT is from Bacillus sp. PK3_68 and encodes:
- the qoxD gene encoding cytochrome aa3 quinol oxidase subunit IV, which translates into the protein MKELFPAKQVMGFVFSLILTAVALLVYFMDMSFASGMTVLLITAFVQAGLQLVVFMHAGETEDRASIYTNIYYGLIIALVTLFGTLLAMVWDM
- the qoxA gene encoding cytochrome aa3 quinol oxidase subunit II; translation: MKFKWVVLSVLFTIATVLAGCDNRLLVLDPKGPQAETQAKDILLSIGIMSIIVIVVFALLAFMLIKYRASKQPENYEPPHIEGNAIVEAICVGIPIIIVAFLSFVSVQSNYKVEAKPEGYGNKEPLVVYASSSNWKWHFSYPEEGIETVNYLYVPTDRPLEFKLYSYGPITSFWIPQLGGQKYAMSDMITTLHLAADVPGEYMGRNANFSGKGFAENTFDVKAMPQDEFDDWVKEVKETAKPLTEEKFNDLLEPGHLGKSTFTGTHLGFSPPPEHHHSSSDESEKSDEHSEHENMDDMDMSSEHEGMHH
- a CDS encoding small acid-soluble spore protein P; protein product: MGRNPSKTKENQSGQPKPLSGSHKVKNRNHSRQNKNSGHGM
- the qoxC gene encoding cytochrome aa3 quinol oxidase subunit III; the encoded protein is MKIDHSLPLEYSTEENRLKILGFWIFLGAEIMLFATLFAGYFTLANRTGNGPTGAEIFEITPVLIETFLLLTSSFTIGLGIHAMRLGKKKAMLTFFAVTLILGLGFLGVEIYDFVVYVHEGAALQTSAFTSMLLTTLGTHGAHVTLGFFWGLFIILQVRKRGLTPETANKSFIFSLYWHFLDVVWIFIFSFIYMKGMM
- a CDS encoding response regulator transcription factor, with the protein product MIRIVIAEDQRMLLGALGSLLSLEEDIEVVGKASNGEEAIALVQQMKPDICIMDIEMPGKSGLEAAEELQGFGCKVIILTTFARTGYFQRALKAKVSGYLLKDSPSEELASSIRSIMAGMRIYAPELMDDFYSEENPLTEREKEVLALVAEGKNTKEIADELLIKNGTVRNYISTIFDKLHVKNRIEAISHSKEKGWFK